DNA from Candidatus Cloacimonas acidaminovorans str. Evry:
TTCGTCATCCACAACGATTAGCATATCACCTTTGCGGATAATTTCTATTGCTTCTTCAATAGAGGCGAAAATAGTTTTATCCCCTTCTTGTTCCATATTAGTCATTATTTATTTCCTCATTCAAAATCAGGTTGGCATCACTGGTATCTGTGTCAATACTAAAATTATTATCCAGCCAGTTCAAAGTATATTGTATATCATCAGGTATGGGAGCTGAAACAGATATAGGATAACCAGTTATGGGATGAAAAAATTCCAGTTTCCAGGAATGTAATGCTTGTCTGCGTAAATGGTTCACCAGCAATTCGGTAACCTTTTTTTTCATATTTTGCGGCACCAGGGATTGCACATAGCGTCTGCTATTATATAATAAGTCCCCTAAAATAGGATAACGGATATGGGCAAAATGCACTCTAATCTGATGCATTCTTCCTGTTGCCGGATTTATTTCTACCAGGGCAAAATAGTGCCAGGTTTTTATTGTTTTATAATGAGTAAGTGCATAGCGTCCTTCATTGGTAACGCAGATAGTTCTGGGATTTTTATTACTGCGTGCAAGATAGGTCTCTATTTCTCCTTTTTCGGGCTCGGGAATCCCTGTAGTAATAGCAAAATAGGTCTTTTTAATCTCTCTTCTGGCAAACATATCGGAAAGCTTTGCATGGGTAAGATCATTTTTAGCTATTATAATCAGTCCCGAAGTGCCTCTATCCAAGCGATGAACAATTCCTGGACGGTTAAATTCTTTTCCGCTGGAAAGGTTTTCTCCAAAGCGATAAAGAATGGCATTCACCAAAGTTCCTTCGGGATTTCCAAAACCTGGATGCACAATCATTCCTGCTTTTTTATTGATAATAGCGAGGTATTCATCTTCATAAACCACATCCAAAGGTATATCCTGAGGCAAAACATTCATCGGTTCTGGCTCGGGAAGATTGATAATAACTTCATCGCCTTCCTTAAGAAGATAGCTTTTTTTTACGGGAGTAAGATTAACCAAAATGCGGTCTTCTTCTATGAGGTGTTCAATAAAAGTGCGGGAATAAAGTTCCTGTATCTTCAATTCCGCCAGAAACTTATCCAAGCGTTGCATTTCCTGTAAAGTATAGATTACTTTCAGTTTATCTTTCATTATCATAAAATTCCAGCACATAAACAGCGCCGGTAGAAAGACCTTTTCTGTTTCTCACTATGGAACCATTAATTTTAACCTTGCCCAAATACACTACATCTTCAACAATTACATCGTAAATATTATTGCCATAGCGCAGGGAATCTAAAATAACGGAAAAAATGCGGTTATGGTAATCGTTTTTCCAAATCAATTCATTCAAATTTACCGTTTCTGAAATCATCGGAAAGCGTTTTCTGAGGGGTTCATTACAGTAGACAACATCACCATTGGCTCCGGTAATTAAAATACTTTGCGGCAGAAGGTTAATCAAAAGCTGGAGGCGTTGATGATGTTCAAATATTTTATCTGCCTTTGCCTGATCAAAACGGGTGATAATTCCCAGCATTTTATCCAGAGCATAAATCAATTCCTGAAAATCCTTATCCTGGTCATAAATAGAGCTATCAATATCAATCTGATAGTTGCCATTGGAAATTTCTTCTATCAGCTGTTCCACTTCACGAATTGCTTTATGCAGACGGAAAGGTATGTAGTTGTAAAGAATTACGATATACACAAAAATGATAAAGACAAAGATAATCACAATTGAATGAATATCGTTGGCAAGAGTTGTTAAGTTCTGTGCCCGAGCTACGGAAAAAAGTAGGGCAAGAGTTTGTAACACTATGATGCCAAAGAGAATGGCAATCAGAATATGGTATCGTGCTTTAAAAGAGCGTTTCATTGTTTCTTAATCCTTATTAACGGCTGTTTCATAGATCAGTTTATCTATATTGCCTTTTGGTCCCAGTAAAATTAAAACATCGCCTTCGTTTATAATATCATTGGCTCCAGGCATATCATTCAGCCGTTTTTCTATTACATTTTGACCGTCTTCCGTAACAGAGAGATAGTTGTATTTGATAGCTATAACATTTACCCCGCGTTTTGCAGGAAGGGCAAGTTCCTGTAACGGCTTACCTACAAATTCTTTAGGAGCAACCATTTCCACTACAATATGACCGCTGGAGAGATTGATATAGTCCAAAACATTACGAGAAATCAAGGTTTTAGCCAGCTGGTTGCCAACTATTTCTTCCGGCAATAAAGTATGTTGAACTCCCAGCATTTTCAGAATTCTGCCATGAAGTTCCGATTCAATTTTGGCATAGATAATTCCTACGCCTATTTTTTTCAGGATTGCAGCAGTGAGAATGCATTCTTCAATATTGCTTCCAATTCCAATAATAACGGCATCCGCTTCATTCAGATTTTGCGATCTTAAAGCTGCTTCATCGGTACTATCCATACAGACGGCAGAAGTAACTATAGAACTGATTTCATTTACCAAATCCTGATCTTTATCAATGGCAATTACTTCCATACCGTTTTCTGCCAAGATTTTGGCAACAGTCATTCCGAAACGGCCTAATCCAATTACTGCATATCTTGCCATATTTTTCTCCTTATTTCAAGTAGGTTAATCTAACCGATGGAAATTCTTTCTTCCGCATAAGATATATGGGGTTGTCTTTTGCGAATAGAAATGGCATATACCAGAGTTAGAGGTCCGATTCTTCCAATATACATTAGTAAAGTTATCAGCAGTTTACCCGCATAAGATAACTGTGATGTTATGCCCATACTTAAGCCAACTGTTCCAAAAGCGGAAAATGCCTCAAAAAGTATTTTCTCAAAAGGAAATGGCTCAATGAGCATCAGAATAAAAATAATCGTTAAAATAATCACCAAAGCTAATGTTGCCAAAGTTGTCGCTTCTCTGGCATTAGCAAGAGGTATTTTGCGCTTGAAAACTACCAGATCACTTTTTCCGGTGAGCATAGAAAGCACAGAAAGCATTAAAGTGGAAAAAGTTGTGGTCTTTATTCCTCCTCCTGTAGAACCTGGAGAAGCGCCAATAAACATCAATAAAACAGTTAACAATACAGACGCGGAACTGTATAAACCAATATTAATCGTGTTAAAGCCAGCTGTCCTTGCAGTTACGGATTGAAACCAGGAGCTTAAAACCCTCCCGGCAACCGAAAAACCTTTCATTGAACTGTTATATTCACTTATATAAAGCCCCAAAAACCCTGTAACTATCAATATAGCTGTAGTGGAAAGAACAATTTTGGAATGCAAAGCTAACTTACGAACCCTCCTGGAAGAAAAGAAATAATGATAAATATCTATCAGGACGGCAAAACCCAATCCGCCTAAAATAATCAGAAAAGTAATACTAAAATTTACCAGAGGGGACTCTACAAAACCAGCAAGATTATTACTCCATAAAGAAAAACCAGCATTACAAAAAGCCGATATAGAATGAAACAAAGAATAATATATCGCTTGACCCGCAGGCATTAGTTTAGCAAAAGCGGTAAAAAGAAATAAGGCACCTGTTATTTCTATTATCAAAGTAACCAACACGGTACTTCTAAGTAATTTAAGAACATCAATTACAGGGGTCTCACCTACAACCTTATGCATCAAGTTTGCCACATTTAAAGAAATTCTTTGCCCCAGCATTAAAGCAAAGGCAGTAGATATAGTCATAATTCCTAAACCGCCAACTTGAATTAAGAGTAAGATTACGATTTGACCAAACAAAGAATAATAAGTTCCAGTATCTAAAACTGTCAAGCCCGTAACACAAGTGGCAGATGTGGCTGTAAACAAAGCATCTACAAAGTTTGTAATATAACCCTCAGTAGATGAAGCAGGTAACATCAGCAAAATTGTTCCAATTAAAATAACACTTGCAAAACTGACCATCAAAGAAACAGGAGGATTCCTCATCAGCAATTTGTATATTTTACCCTCAAAAGCTCTGAATAAAATGAACTGAACGATAAACCAGGTCTGCCGGATTAAAAGGAAAAAGATTACAAACTTTGCCTGATAGGTGAGCAGTAATGAACCCAAAATCAACATCACCAAATCAAAATAGACAACCGTTTTGTTTTCTTTTACCTCCCGGGAAAGCACCCTGGAAAGAATCGTAAGCACTAATAGAACTAAATTTGCCAGAGCAGTTATAAACTCAATAGTCGGATAGGAACTGGTGTAATATTCAAATATGGGCTCCAGAAAAAGAACGAAAAAACTCCAGAAAGCCAGTATATAGGCAATTAGTTCAATGTGTTTAAAAGTTCCTGATTTCTTCTCTGCGGGCATTTTGGTTTATTTTGTTACCTTGTTTTCAGGTCGTTTATTATTTCCTGTTGAATCTCTTCAATTGATTTGCGGGCAGATATTTCTTTCAGCAAACCCTTTTCTGCAAAATATTCCTTCAACGCGAAGGTCTGTTCATAAAATGCCTTAACTCGTTCCCGAATCGCTTCTCCGGAATCATCAGTGCGCTGAACTAAGGGGGAACCGCATTTATCACAAATCCCTTCCTGCTTTGGTTTTTTGCTTAAAATATTATAGGTCTCGCCACAAGAACTGCAAAGACGGCGGGCTTCAATGCGGGCAATTGCTTCTTCTTCGTTTAGTTCCAAATAGTAAACTCTTCTCACATTATAATTTTTTAACAGATATTCCGCCTGTGCCAAAGTGCGGGGAAAACCGTCAAAAACTACACCAGCACAATCAGCTGTTAAAGAAGCATTTACAATTTCAAATACCAGTTCGTCCTGAACCAGTTCACCTTTGGCAATAATTGCCTGCACTTTTTTCCCGAGTTCCGTTTGTTTATGAACTTCTTCCCGGAATAAATCGCCAATATTAATATGTTGAAATCCGGTTCTTTCTGCCAAAAGTTCCGCTTGAGTTCCTTTTCCACTTCCCTGGATTCCCAAAAAGACGATTACATCTAACATTTTTTACCTCATTTTATACAAAAAAAAGCAATTACATTCTTCTGTCAAGCGAAATGAAAAATGACAAGAGGTTAAGGGGTCAAGAGGACAAGAAGATAAGAGGACAAGAGGGTTTTTACTAAATATTTTCACTTGTCTTCCAGGAAAATACTCCCCCAGAACTAATTCACTTACAACCGAACTTATATCGGTTTACAAATTGAAATATTTGGATTTATAATAGAATAAACCCCCGTAATTTGTACTAACCTATAATGCATACTTACATAAACAATTAGCCAAAAATATCATCTCTTCCCTAATAGCATTGCTTACCCATTGCTTACCCATTACGGATGGCATTAGCAATGGGTGAGCAATGCTAAAGCAATGCGCTTAGGAAAAAATGAGTTGTTCTTTTAAATAAATATAAGTAATCAGATAATTTCCTCTTGGAAAAGCTATAGATAAAAATACCTTTAAGGATTGCAAGTATCTAATGTCACTTTTTGAATGATAAATCATTTGTAATTTCTGCGCAAGCAGGAAGCCACACAAGATAAATAATATCTATGCTTTTCCCCTCCGATATTTTATAAAAACCGATTTCAACCCGGTGCAATGTGTAAAGGAAATAACTTATCTCTTTTATTAAGAAAGAGTTCCGTAGGAACGACAGATACTAACAACGGGTTTCAACCCGGTGATAAGCAATCAGAAAAGTCATTATCTCTTTTTCCTGCAAGAAGTTCCGTAGGAACGACAGATTTTAACAACGGGTTTTAACCCGGTGATCAGGATAGCTTTAGATAGCTTATTTCTTTTTTTGAGAACGAGTTCCGCAGGAAAAATATAGTAGTACTCCTTTCATAGTAGATATTGCAACTGATTTAGCAGTTTCCAATTCCGCATAAATAACTGACATTCATTTTTCAGAGTTTTACGAATTCTTTGGCAAAGAACAAATTTGCCCACCCATTTGTCCTCAACTGCCTTGTTTGGAATAAAACTACTTTGTCTTACAGAATTTTTAAGACATCACTTTTCCACTTGAAACTGATATTAGATACTGTGAAAATATCTTGTTACATAAAATGCCTATTTCAGCAAAAGTGCTTTAACGGTTTTACTATAATCGGGTGCGGAAAGCCGGATAAAATAAACTCCCGAGGCAAGGTCCTGGTTCTTTTCGTCCTTTGCAAAGAAATGAAATTGCTGTTCTCCCCTGTTATAGACGGAATTTATGAGGGTTTTCACTTTACGTCCTTTGAGGTCATATAATTCTATTACAACCGGGGTGTTATCCCTATAAATACTGAAAGAAATAGTTGTTTCGGGATTGAAAGGATTGGGATAAATTCCTTTCAGGGAAGTAGAAATATGAGGTGTTTGAGGATCTTCAACCGCGTTGCCTTCCAAATTAAAATCTTCAGTAGTAACAATTCCCGCCGTAATGTTCACTTGTATGGTAACTGTATTTAATCCGGGATAGGAAGCTGTGATATTATGCAAACCACTACTCAATAATAAGGAATAAGTTCCTGCGGAAGAGGTGTAAGTAGTTTGGCTGCCGTCAGCTGTAACAGTTGCTCCAATTACTAAATCAGTTCCATTTCTCACGGTTCCCCTTAAAAAACCTGTATTGGGAGGACGCATAATAAATCCCGTTTGAGGAAACTGATAAGAATCAAAAGCATAAAGTGGAGGTGCTCCCGGATCGTGTTCCTGCTGGTCACTGTAAATATATTTTGTGCGTTGCATTGCGCTTGATTGCATCCGGAATACATTGTTGGAATTATAAACATTATAATCAAAAGGACGCTGAACCATTAAAACAAGATTTTGACCTTGATAATTGTAAGTTGGATAAAGCGGGAAAATTATTTCATTCTGTCCCGCTGGGAAGGACATTGTTCCATAATAAACCATTACCAGATTAGAAGATGGTATCCAGGTTAAAGGCAAATTGACAAGGTCTGTTTCACCCAGCCAGATAATAACAGGTTTATCATTAATATTTTCAATAAAATTATTGTAAAATATCAGGTGCGTTATAATCCCCGTTGTATCTATTTCTGGAGCATAAATTAGGGTCTCAAATAAACTGGTGTGATAACTGAAATCCAAAGGCAGATTACCGCTCAGATTACCTATTCCTATGGTTAAGGAAAAAAATCCGGCTTCAAAAGCTATAACATTTATGTGAGGAGATTGATTATTGGTAAGATCCTGATCACCATTCAACACAACTTCGGCAAAA
Protein-coding regions in this window:
- a CDS encoding RluA family pseudouridine synthase, whose protein sequence is MKDKLKVIYTLQEMQRLDKFLAELKIQELYSRTFIEHLIEEDRILVNLTPVKKSYLLKEGDEVIINLPEPEPMNVLPQDIPLDVVYEDEYLAIINKKAGMIVHPGFGNPEGTLVNAILYRFGENLSSGKEFNRPGIVHRLDRGTSGLIIIAKNDLTHAKLSDMFARREIKKTYFAITTGIPEPEKGEIETYLARSNKNPRTICVTNEGRYALTHYKTIKTWHYFALVEINPATGRMHQIRVHFAHIRYPILGDLLYNSRRYVQSLVPQNMKKKVTELLVNHLRRQALHSWKLEFFHPITGYPISVSAPIPDDIQYTLNWLDNNFSIDTDTSDANLILNEEINND
- a CDS encoding potassium channel family protein yields the protein MARYAVIGLGRFGMTVAKILAENGMEVIAIDKDQDLVNEISSIVTSAVCMDSTDEAALRSQNLNEADAVIIGIGSNIEECILTAAILKKIGVGIIYAKIESELHGRILKMLGVQHTLLPEEIVGNQLAKTLISRNVLDYINLSSGHIVVEMVAPKEFVGKPLQELALPAKRGVNVIAIKYNYLSVTEDGQNVIEKRLNDMPGANDIINEGDVLILLGPKGNIDKLIYETAVNKD
- a CDS encoding TrkH family potassium uptake protein, with the protein product MPAEKKSGTFKHIELIAYILAFWSFFVLFLEPIFEYYTSSYPTIEFITALANLVLLVLTILSRVLSREVKENKTVVYFDLVMLILGSLLLTYQAKFVIFFLLIRQTWFIVQFILFRAFEGKIYKLLMRNPPVSLMVSFASVILIGTILLMLPASSTEGYITNFVDALFTATSATCVTGLTVLDTGTYYSLFGQIVILLLIQVGGLGIMTISTAFALMLGQRISLNVANLMHKVVGETPVIDVLKLLRSTVLVTLIIEITGALFLFTAFAKLMPAGQAIYYSLFHSISAFCNAGFSLWSNNLAGFVESPLVNFSITFLIILGGLGFAVLIDIYHYFFSSRRVRKLALHSKIVLSTTAILIVTGFLGLYISEYNSSMKGFSVAGRVLSSWFQSVTARTAGFNTINIGLYSSASVLLTVLLMFIGASPGSTGGGIKTTTFSTLMLSVLSMLTGKSDLVVFKRKIPLANAREATTLATLALVIILTIIFILMLIEPFPFEKILFEAFSAFGTVGLSMGITSQLSYAGKLLITLLMYIGRIGPLTLVYAISIRKRQPHISYAEERISIG
- a CDS encoding adenylate kinase family protein, whose product is MLDVIVFLGIQGSGKGTQAELLAERTGFQHINIGDLFREEVHKQTELGKKVQAIIAKGELVQDELVFEIVNASLTADCAGVVFDGFPRTLAQAEYLLKNYNVRRVYYLELNEEEAIARIEARRLCSSCGETYNILSKKPKQEGICDKCGSPLVQRTDDSGEAIRERVKAFYEQTFALKEYFAEKGLLKEISARKSIEEIQQEIINDLKTR
- a CDS encoding carboxypeptidase-like regulatory domain-containing protein translates to MMNKIAKIIVLIACIAIIWIGLTADEVIIGSGTQTARIPLDFFYHNSLFECLYYQNELGFAQGTISRIAFYNNFVTLLNNKPTKIWLGTTNLTTLNAGWIPSTELTLVFDGQVNYPSGIHIIDIELDTLFHYTGGTLVLMVQRPMDSGYFSSSDKFYCQTDTMLRARNAYHDTQLLDPANPPASGFVLNGQYPKIRITYTAQSIASDLACSQVISDKVVTLGATEQVQVKINNYGYEDQDNYIINLKKGDGELLATALGNPVSAGQTLIQTLMWVPTTPGTYDIFAEVVLNGDQDLTNNQSPHINVIAFEAGFFSLTIGIGNLSGNLPLDFSYHTSLFETLIYAPEIDTTGIITHLIFYNNFIENINDKPVIIWLGETDLVNLPLTWIPSSNLVMVYYGTMSFPAGQNEIIFPLYPTYNYQGQNLVLMVQRPFDYNVYNSNNVFRMQSSAMQRTKYIYSDQQEHDPGAPPLYAFDSYQFPQTGFIMRPPNTGFLRGTVRNGTDLVIGATVTADGSQTTYTSSAGTYSLLLSSGLHNITASYPGLNTVTIQVNITAGIVTTEDFNLEGNAVEDPQTPHISTSLKGIYPNPFNPETTISFSIYRDNTPVVIELYDLKGRKVKTLINSVYNRGEQQFHFFAKDEKNQDLASGVYFIRLSAPDYSKTVKALLLK